From a region of the Candidatus Poribacteria bacterium genome:
- the sbcD gene encoding exonuclease subunit SbcD, with the protein MIPLLYIQRRTWRNSRTAMKIIHTADWHIGQRLHERSRLDEHEQFLEWLLETIQERKVDLLLVSGDIFDTSLPSAEATNLYYRFLYRLFNETGAYTVITAGNHDSARHLEAPREFLKMGRIHVVGLADEADDCVFPFPPDNPRVMVAPVPYLSETELPYVSYETEIEKSERYRERLKSFYTDCVSCMPAELPKILMGHLFVQGGKVTDSERNIQIGGATAIHASDFPDGVNYVALGHLHRPQTIKDTDYPIRYSGSPIPLRFNEVGYRKKVYLLELSGDGTLIQDAEIEIPVFKELCTVEGNEVSVLSEAITGEWDEKYIQVKLKLDTPKVGISDDIRQAFSERGGDVLSVELELPEATQGPVISVEEMERPEKIFAQFYKAKFEGELPDETLAQTFSELLQMVSDSSQ; encoded by the coding sequence ATGATACCCCTACTCTATATTCAACGTAGGACTTGGCGTAATTCACGGACTGCTATGAAAATTATACACACCGCCGATTGGCACATCGGTCAACGGCTCCACGAACGTTCCCGACTTGATGAACATGAACAATTCTTGGAGTGGCTCCTTGAAACAATCCAGGAACGTAAGGTCGATCTCCTCCTCGTTTCCGGCGATATTTTTGATACGTCCCTTCCGTCAGCAGAAGCAACGAACCTCTATTATCGGTTCCTCTACCGTCTTTTCAATGAAACGGGTGCTTATACAGTGATTACCGCCGGGAATCACGATTCAGCGCGACATTTGGAAGCCCCACGCGAATTTCTCAAAATGGGTAGAATTCACGTCGTCGGTCTCGCAGATGAGGCTGATGACTGTGTCTTTCCGTTTCCGCCCGACAACCCGCGCGTCATGGTTGCCCCTGTTCCATACCTGTCCGAGACAGAACTTCCATACGTCTCTTATGAGACGGAAATAGAAAAGAGCGAACGGTATCGGGAACGACTCAAATCGTTCTATACCGATTGTGTCTCTTGCATGCCAGCGGAACTCCCTAAGATTCTGATGGGGCATCTCTTTGTGCAAGGCGGAAAAGTAACGGATTCTGAACGAAATATCCAAATCGGCGGTGCAACCGCTATCCATGCCAGTGATTTTCCAGATGGTGTGAATTATGTTGCTTTGGGACACCTCCACAGACCACAGACAATCAAGGACACCGATTACCCGATCCGGTATTCAGGCTCACCGATTCCACTACGGTTCAACGAGGTAGGTTATCGTAAAAAGGTGTATCTATTGGAATTATCTGGCGATGGCACACTGATACAAGATGCGGAAATTGAGATTCCTGTGTTCAAGGAGCTTTGTACTGTCGAGGGTAATGAAGTTTCGGTTTTGTCAGAAGCGATAACAGGAGAGTGGGATGAGAAATATATTCAGGTCAAGTTGAAATTGGATACACCAAAAGTTGGCATTAGCGATGATATCCGTCAAGCCTTTAGTGAGCGTGGCGGTGATGTTCTAAGTGTTGAACTTGAGTTACCAGAGGCAACACAGGGACCTGTAATTTCTGTTGAGGAAATGGAACGTCCCGAAAAAATCTTTGCGCAATTTTACAAAGCGAAATTCGAGGGTGAACTCCCCGATGAAACCTTAGCACAGACATTCAGTGAATTGCTCCAGATGGTTTCAGACAGCAGTCAGTGA